One genomic region from Pan troglodytes isolate AG18354 chromosome 14, NHGRI_mPanTro3-v2.0_pri, whole genome shotgun sequence encodes:
- the LOC100615457 gene encoding unconventional myosin-Vb-like translates to MLECHKEGEALLILNLVTDLKPQMLLDTVPCLSAYLLYMCIRLADQTNDDLKVHSLMTSTTNGTKKVLKKHSDDFEMTSFLLSNTCHLLHCLKRYSGDEGFMTQNTAKHNEHCLKKFDLTEYRQVLSDLSIQIYQQLFKIAEGVLQLMIVSAMLENESIQGLSGVKPTGSQKHSSSMADGDNSYRLEAIIRQMNAFHTVMCDQGLDPEIILQVFKQLFFMINPVTLNDLLLRKDVCSWSTGMQLRYNISQLEEWL, encoded by the coding sequence ATGTTGGAGTGCCACAAAGAGGGCGAGGCCCTCCTCATCCTCAACCTGGTGACAGACTTGAAGCCCCAGATGCTGTTGGACACAGTGCCCTGTCTCTCCGCCTACCTGCTCTACATGTGCATCCGGCTCGCGGACCAAACCAACGATGATCTCAAGGTGCACTCCCTGATGACCTCCACCACCAACGGCACTAAGAAAGTCCTGAAGAAGCACAGTGATGACTTTGAGATGACGTCATTCCTGTTATCCAACACCTGCCACCTTCTTCACTGTCTGAAGCGGTACAGCGGGGATGAGGGCTTCATGACTCAGAATACGGCAAAGCACAACGAACACTGCCTTAAGAAATTTGACCTCACCGAATATCGTCAGGTACTGAGCGACCTTTCCATTCAGATCTACCAGCAGCTCTTTAAAATTGCCGAGGGTGTGTTACAGCTGATGATAGTTTCTGCCATGTTGGAAAATGAGAGCATTCAGGGTCTATCTGGTGTGAAGCCCACTGGCTCCCAGAAGCACTCCTCCAGCATGGCAGATGGGGATAACTCATACCGCCTGGAAGCTATCATCCGCCAGATGAATGCCTTTCATACAGTCATGTGTGACCAGGGCTTGGACCCTGAGATCATCCTGCAGGTATTCAAACAGCTCTTCTTCATGATCAACCCAGTGACTCTTAATGACCTGCTCCTGCGGAAGGACGTCTGCTCTTGGAGCACAGGCATGCAACTCAGGTACAATATAAGTCAGCTTGAGGAGTGGCTTTGA
- the LOC134806923 gene encoding cyclin-dependent kinase 2-associated protein 2-like has protein sequence MSYKPTTPAPSSTPGSSTPGPGTPVPTGSVLSPSGSGPGATAPFRLLFKDFGPPTIGCVQAMKPPGAQGSQSTYTELLLVTGEMGKGIWPTYAGSKSAVKRLKRGIIHP, from the coding sequence ATGTCCTACAAACCtaccacccctgcccccagcagcACCCCCGGCTCCAGCACCCCTGGGCCAGGCACTCCGGTCCCTACAGGAAGCGTCCTGTCGCCGTCGGGCTCAGGGCCGGGAGCCACTGCCCCTTTCAGACTGCTGTTTAAAGACTTTGGACCGCCTACCATCGGTTGTGTGCAGGCCATGAAACCACCTGGTGCCCAGGGCTCCCAGAGCACCTACACGGAACTGCTGTTGGTCACAGGGGAGATGGGCAAAGGGATCTGGCCCACCTATGCTGGCAGCAAGAGCGCCGTGAAGCGCCTGAAGAGAGGTATCATCCATCCCTAG
- the LOC129136742 gene encoding uncharacterized protein LOC129136742 produces the protein MHLQPAWAPKLQPPSVCRQQPPGNSRVRPHFPHLGTRARCPCGCGQARRSALQQLHGGGNRPSALSPVAAEGPWLEVSSSGIGGAERGQGLAGSQARGTCDPEAAQAMLHHLGAQLQAPGNSQAGWRAQPRRPGPGYRRGCGQARRSAWRLHRGRNRPSAPSPVAADGPWSGPDVSSEEKRGGSHGQAGPQAGRDARLRFWDLPHQPRRTRKPAAPVSLCDSVRNHQIVFHGKCIIFYS, from the coding sequence ATGCACCTCCAGCCCGCCTGGGCACCCAAGCTGCAGCCGCCTTCTGTGTGCAGGCAGCAACCTCCAGGCAACTCCCGAGTCCGCCCTCACTTCCCACATCTCGGAACGAGGGCCAGATGTCCCTGTGGCTGCGGCCAAGCCAGGCGGTCTGCCCTGCAGCAGCTGCACGGGGGCGGGAACCGGCCCTCAGCCCTATCCCCCGTGGCTGCAGAGGGCCCTTGGCTAGAGGTGTCGAGCTCTGGCATAGGAGGAGCCGAGCGGGGGCAGGGTCTGGCGGGCTCTCAGGCCAGGGGCACTTGCGATCCAGAGGCCGCCCAGGCCATGCTCCACCACCTGGGCGCCCAGCTACAGGCGCCAGGCAACTCCCAAGCTGGCTGGCGCGCCCAGCCTCGCAGACCCGGGCCTGGATATCGCCGTGGCTGCGGCCAAGCCAGGCGGTCTGCCTGGCGGCTGCACCGGGGCAGGAACCGACCCTCAGCCCCATCCCCGGTGGCTGCGGACGGCCCCTGGAGCGGCCCCGACGTCTCTTCGGAGGAGAAGAGGGGCGGGAGTCACGGCCAGGCAGGCCCTCAGGCGGGAAGGGATGCGCGCCTGCGATTCTGGGACTTACCGCACCAGCCCAGGAGAACCCGGAAGCCAGCAGCTCCTGTTTCTCTGTGTGATTCTGTGAGGAaccaccaaattgttttccacggCAAGTGCATCATTTTCTATTCCTAG